The Aspergillus chevalieri M1 DNA, chromosome 5, nearly complete sequence genome includes a region encoding these proteins:
- the HXT1_2 gene encoding hexose transporter hxt1 (COG:A;~EggNog:ENOG410PFSV;~InterPro:IPR005829,IPR005828,IPR003663,IPR036259, IPR020846;~PFAM:PF00083;~TransMembrane:7 (n5-17c22/23o38-57i69-88o193-214i226-245o257-282i303-321o327-345i);~go_component: GO:0016020 - membrane [Evidence IEA];~go_component: GO:0016021 - integral component of membrane [Evidence IEA];~go_function: GO:0022857 - transmembrane transporter activity [Evidence IEA];~go_process: GO:0055085 - transmembrane transport [Evidence IEA]), giving the protein MIGRLIAGLGVGALSLLVPMYQAETAPPWIRGALVCTYQLFITLGIFLAACFNYGTYTHQRDNSGSWRIVVGLGWAWTLILGLGILLFPETPRYAYRHGRIQEAKETLCKVYGAPANHYSIHIQMEEIENKLRSETHNSGGIVREFTGMFKAPRMPYRIALGMTLQAFQQLTGANYFFYYGTTIFRSVQIDSFVTQMILNGINFGTTFIGLYLIEHYGRRKSLIAGSAWMFVCFMIFASVGHFSLNIDRPELTPPPGIALIVFACLFILGYATTWGPMIWTVQAEIFPSRYRATAMALSTASNWTWNFLIAFFTPFITSAIDFRYGYVFAGCNFAAAVIVYFFLIEGQGKTLEEIDTMYVQHVAPWNSSKWDPPASLEEGKKTSSNAGTETAAEHLEAT; this is encoded by the exons ATGATCGGCCGTCTGATTGCAGGCCTTGGAGTTGGTGCACTCAGTTTGCTCGTGCCTATGTATCAAG CTGAAACTGCGCCACCGTGGATTCGAGGTGCCCTGGTCTGCACTTATCAACTATTCATCACACTAGGAATTTTCTTGGCCGCCTGCTTCAACTATGGCACCTACACGCATCAGCGAGATAATTCTGGCTCCTGGCGTATTGTTGTCGGACTTGGGTGGGCATGGACGCTCATCCTAGGTCTCGGCATTTTACTTTTCCCCGAGACACCTCGCTACGCATACCGTCACGGCCGCATCCAGGAAGCCAAAGAAACGTTGTGCAAGGTCTACGGCGCTCCTGCAAATCATTACAGTATCCACATTCAAATGGAAGAGATAGAGAACAAACTACGGTCCGAAACCCATAATTCTGGTGGAATAGTCCGTGAGTTTACCGGAATGTTCAAGGCACCGCGGATGCCCTACCGCATTGCTTTAGGAATGACACTGCAGGCGTTCCAACAACTCACAGGCGCCAACTATTTCTTTTATTATGGGACAACTATATTCAGGTCTGTGCAGATCGACTCCTTTGTTACGCAAATGATTTTGAACGGTATCAATTTTGGCACGACTTTCATTGGTCTGTACTTAATCGAGCATTACGGCCGGAGAAAATCTCTCATTGCAGGAAGCGCCTGGATGTTCGTTTGTTTCATGATTTTCGCATCTGTCGGTCACTTTTCTCTCAACATCGACCGACCTGAACTGACACCCCCGCCTGGTATTGCTCTTATTGTCTTTGCCTGTCTTTTTATTCTCGGATACGCGACAACTTGGGGTCCG ATGATCTGGACCGTCCAAGCAGAAATCTTCCCATCGCGCTATAGAGCAACAGCAATGGCGCTCTCGACAGCAAGCAACTGGACATGGAATTTCCTAATAGCTTTCTTCACACCATTCATCACGAGTGCCATTGATTTTCGATATGGCTACGTGTTTGCAGGTTGCAACTTCGCTGCCGCAGTCATAGTGTACTTTTTCCTGATTGAAGGACAAGGCAAGACACTAGAGGAGATCGACACGATGTATGTCCAGCATGTCGCCCCGTGGAATAGCTCGAAATGGGACCCGCCAGCATCATTGGAGGAGGGTAAGAAAACTAGCAGCAATGCTGGTACAGAGACTGCTGCGGAACATTTGGAGGCTACCTGA
- the UXS1_2 gene encoding UDP-glucuronic acid decarboxylase family protein (COG:G;~EggNog:ENOG410PIR7;~InterPro:IPR016040,IPR036291;~PFAM:PF04321,PF01073,PF16363,PF01370), with the protein MNDVHSPKNVLVTGGAGFLGSNLIDFLLEKGYHVIGVDCFQTGSPKNLQHLEKHPRFTLINHNIQSPFEGLDRIDQIYNLACPASPIQYQKDPLSTLKTCFLGTENLLELAKARSIRILHTSTSEVYGDPQVHPQSESYWGNVNPFGPRACYDEGKRAAEALCYAYREQSKVDIRIARIFNAYGPRMRADDGRVISSFISSALAGQALRITGDGAATRSFQYVSDCVEGLYTLMNRDYDDGPVNIGNDAEITIQEVAEMTAELVSQMSGQRRVSITYHPLPVDDVRVRRPDITLAKSKLGWAPVVQLQDGLRKTIEWHIHNS; encoded by the exons ATGAATGATGTTCACAGTCCTAAAAACGTCCTCGTCACAGGG GGTGCCGGATTTTTGGGATCAAACCTAATCGATTTTCTTCTCGAGAAGGGTTATCATGTAATAGGAGTGGACTGCTTCCAAACTGGCTCCCCCAAAAATCTACAACACCTCGAGAAGCACCCCAGGTTCACACTGATCAA CCATAATATCCAATCTCCTTTCGAAGGTCTTGATAGAATCGACCAGATCTACAATCTTGCATGTCCGGCAAGTCCGATACAATACCAAAAAGATCCATTATCAACTTTGAAAACTTGCTTTCTGGGCACTGAGAATCTCCTGGAGCTTGCTAAGGCCAGAAGTATTCGGATTCTACATACAAGCACATCCG AGGTATACGGCGATCCTCAGGTCCATCCTCAATCCGAGAGCTACTGGGGAAATGTCAACCCTTTTGGACCACGCGCATGCTACGACGAAGGAAAGCGTGCCGCAGAAGCTCTATGCTACGCATATCGCGAGCAGTCCAAAGTGGACATCAGAATCGCTCGCATCTTCAACGCTTATGGACCACGTATGAGGGCCGATGATGGCCGGGTGATATCAAGTTTCATATCCTCCGCGCTAGCAGGTCAAGCTCTAAGGATTACCGGCGATGGTGCGGCAACTCGATCGTTTCAATATGTCTCGGATTGTGTTGAAGGACTGTATACGCTTATGAACCGCGATTACGACGACGGGCCTGTTAATATAGGCAATGATGCCGAAATCACCATCCAGGAAGTGGCGGAGATGACAGCAGAGCTTGTTTCTCAGATGTCGGGTCAGCGCAGAGTATCAATCACATATCATCCGCTTCCTGTTGACGATGTTAGGGTCCGGCGGCCAGATATTACATTAGCGAAGTCGAAGCTGGGCTGGGCGCCAGTTGTTCAACTGCAAGATGGATTGCGGAAGACGATCGAGTGGCATATACATAATTCCTAG
- a CDS encoding uncharacterized protein (COG:E;~EggNog:ENOG410PW1Q;~InterPro:IPR000653,IPR012749,IPR015424,IPR015421, IPR015422;~PFAM:PF01041;~go_function: GO:0003824 - catalytic activity [Evidence IEA]): protein MMIPNNVPPVTGKELEYIAQLVNGGTLSDGGGHFSQRCQSWLEERLGCPRAFLTPSGTAALELAALALEIQPGDEVIVPSYTYISTANAFLLRGASLVYVDIEPETMNIDAGKVREAISPKTRAVVPVHYAGMPCDMEAIMEAIGDRKDIYVVEDAAQGLFSSYKDGRALGSIGHIGCISFHATKNVTSGGAGGAIIINDRKLIERTETIRDKGTNRPQFLRGETDHYTWQRAGVSHLLSEMQAAYLWAQLEAADQIQAHRLKLWEFYRQNLAGLRTKGIGIPLECTRGQHNAHIFFIKLRDKNERRQFTVAMRDKGVAVLAHYGPLHRTPPGLQGRHVLHPQDYASQESERLVRLPLYYAMTIDEARYVVDQVQNFF from the coding sequence ATGATGATTCCGAATAATGTTCCTCCAGTCACGGGGAAAGAACTCGAATATATTGCTCAACTCGTGAATGGAGGCACCCTCAGCGACGGTGGTGGCCATTTCAGCCAACGGTGTCAATCATGGCTCGAAGAACGACTCGGGTGCCCAAGAGCTTTCCTGACACCATCAGGCACTGCGGCTCTCGAACTCGCTGCACTGGCCCTTGAAATTCAGCCGGGCGACGAGGTTATTGTGCCGAGCTACACATATATTTCCACGGCAAATGCCTTTCTTCTACGTGGTGCCTCGCTCGTCTATGTGGACATTGAGCCTGAAACGATGAATATTGACGCAGGCAAAGTCCGCGAGGCGATCTCACCGAAGACGCGCGCCGTTGTTCCGGTTCACTATGCTGGCATGCCGTGTGATATGGAGGCTATCATGGAGGCTATCGGCGACCGCAAAGATATCTATGTCGTCGAAGATGCGGCGCAAggactcttttcttcttataAGGATGGGAGGGCGCTCGGCAGCATTGGGCACATAGGGTGTATCAGCTTCCACGCGACCAAAAACGTCACGTCCGGCGGAGCAGGAGGGGCGATCATCATCAACGACCGGAAATTGATTGAGCGCACTGAAACGATTCGAGACAAAGGGACCAACCGACCCCAGTTTCTAAGGGGTGAAACGGACCATTATACATGGCAGCGAGCGGGAGTCAGCCATCTCCTAAGTGAGATGCAAGCTGCATACCTCTGGGCCCAATTAGAGGCTGCAGATCAGATCCAAGCTCACCGGCTCAAGCTGTGGGAATTCTATCGGCAGAATCTGGCCGGACTACGGACAAAGGGAATTGGGATCCCGTTGGAGTGCACTCGTGGCCAGCATAATGCGCATATTTTCTTCATCAAATTGCGGGACAAAAATGAACGACGCCAGTTCACTGTCGCGATGCGAGATAAGGGCGTTGCCGTTCTGGCTCATTATGGTCCCTTACATCGTACTCCTCCTGGTCTCCAGGGTCGCCATGTCCTGCATCCACAGGATTATGCATCTCAGGAGAGTGAGCGACTTGTCCGTCTTCCGTTATATTATGCTATGACAATAGACGAGGCGAGATATGTTGTTGATCAGGTCCAAAATTTTTTTTGA
- a CDS encoding uncharacterized protein (COG:G;~EggNog:ENOG410PHMC;~InterPro:IPR020846,IPR011701,IPR036259;~PFAM:PF07690;~TransMembrane:12 (i71-93o105-124i136-155o161-183i195-216o222-243i283-308o328-348i369-390o402-427i439-456o468-489i);~go_function: GO:0022857 - transmembrane transporter activity [Evidence IEA];~go_process: GO:0055085 - transmembrane transport [Evidence IEA]): MTSKASQRTDEPKGHPEHLEEADAKPLTSALSPEHQAFLLDRHGTLDLNPIPSMDPADPYNWPSWKKGINLALVAFHAFMAAFSAASLITAFAEISETLGVSMQQASYLVSLQIAVLGGAPLFWKPLANNYGRRPIFMLSLILTCVCNVGCAKSPDYASMAACRALAAFFISPAKALGSAVVMETYFQHERGRCLGIWTVMVTLGIPVGPFIFGFVTHHVGYVWIYWILAIANGCQLILYIFFGPETRYLETNSKGSAFQRQYLHIRSIDPRPLTFYDFVRPLFLFCKLPVLLAAAAYAMVFLFASVMNPVEIPHLLQHRFGLNAEQLGLQFLGVIIGTLLGELMGGTMSDLWMIWRAHRIGHRPAPEFRLWLSYIGFVLAMVGTIVYLVCTEQSQPGKWTVVPLIGTGIASFGNQVVTTVLTTYAVENHPEDAGSVGVFINFIRLTWGFIGPFWFPAMFESVGVAGSAGVVVALICGVSFIPITLLHWQMGRLR; encoded by the exons ATGACGAGCAAAGCATCCCAACGGACCGACGAGCCCAAAGGGCACCCAGAACACCTTGAAGAGGCAGACGCCAAACCTCTTACTTCAGCTCTTTCACCGGAACATCAAGCCTTCCTTCTGGACCGCCATGGCACTCTGGACCTCAATCCCATCCCTAGTATGGACCCGGCAGACCCATACAACTGGCCCTCATGGAAAAAAGGGATTAATTTGGCTCTTGTTGCATTCCATGCCTTTATGGCCGCCTTCTCTGCAGCATCGCTCATTACAGCTTTTGCAGAAATTTCAGAAACATTGGGTGTCTCTATGCAGCAGGCAAGCTACCTTGTCTCGCTCCAGATTGCAGTCTTGGGTGGTGCGCCTCTATTTTGGAAGCCATTGGCCAATAACTATGGACGCAGACCAATCTTTATGCTCTCATTGATATTGACCTGTGTGTGTAATGTGGGATGTGCAAAAAGTCCAGATTATGCCTCAATGGCAGCTTGTCGGGCTCTGGCAGCATTCTTCATCTCACCAGCCAAGGCCCTTGGTAGTGCAGTGGTCATGGAAACTTACTTCCAGCATGAAAGGGGGCGCTGCTTGGGCATCTGGACAGTTATGGTGACGTTAGGGATACCTGTCGGGCCGTTTATTTTTGGATTTGTGACACACCATGTTGGATATGTTTGGATCTATTGGATATTGGCTATT GCAAATGGGTGTCAGCTTATTTTATACATCTTCTTCGGACCAGAGACCCGGTACCTTGAAACAAACAGCAAAGGATCAGCCTTCCAACGACAATATCTGCACATTCGCAGTATTGATCCTCGTCCCTTGACATTTTATGATTTCGTCCgtcctcttttccttttctgcaaACTCCCTGTCCTCCTAGCTGCAGCTGCATATGCAATGGTGTTCCTCTTTGCCAGTGTGATGAACCCAGTTGAAATCCCCCATTTACTGCAGCACAGATTTGGACTCAATGCAGAGCAACTGGGCCTACAGTTCCTTGGAGTTATTATTGGAACACTGCTAGGTGAGCTGATGGGTGGTACCATGTCTGATCTCTGGATGATATGGCGTGCCCATCGTATTGGCCACCGCCCAGCACCTGAATTTCGTCTTTGGCTAAGCTATATTGGCTTTGTACTGGCTATGGTTGGAACAATTGTCTACCTAGTTTGTACAGAACAATCCCAACCTGGGAAATGGACTGTGGTGCCACTGATTGGCACGGGCATTGCATCCTTTGGGAACCAGGTAGTGACCACTGTTCTCACCACGTATGCTGTGGAGAATCATCCCGAAGACGCTGGGAGTGTGGGTGTATTCATCAACTTCATCCGGTTGACCTGGGGCTTCATCGGACCGTTCTG GTTCCCGGCCATGTTTGAGAGCGTTGGAGTTGCAGGAAGCGCCGGAGTTGTTGTCGCCTTGATTTGCGGCGTCAGTTTCATCCCGATTACTCTTCTGCATTGGCAAATGGGGCGCTTGCGGTAA
- a CDS encoding uncharacterized protein (COG:G;~EggNog:ENOG410QDJA;~InterPro:IPR011701,IPR036259;~PFAM:PF07690;~TransMembrane:12 (i48-68o88-110i117-135o147-167i179-198o210-230i291-309o321-339i344-364o370-393i405-425o437-458i);~go_function: GO:0022857 - transmembrane transporter activity [Evidence IEA];~go_process: GO:0055085 - transmembrane transport [Evidence IEA]), producing the protein MEKHANRTQDQDLKDGVKTSAQGVDLGQMLDVQATPEEEKRVLRKIDLTLMPMMGFAYFWQFLDKLILSQTTLFGLREDLNLHGSQYSWSSAIFYFGYLFWSWPNSYIIVRLPIGKYLSVSTFLWGGILMCHAACKDFAGLMTARFFLGLGEAAIAPGFTLITGMFYKREEQPIRQSGWFFGNCLAALLGGLLAWGIGNIDSAGIERWKLMFLIPGAITASYGLFLFFVLPDSPTQAIFLTPRERAIAVQRTLKNKTGVLDNGSFKWNQAREALIDPQTWFLFLNSFCNNLWNGGITAFMAILTAGFGFSDLQALLMQMNLGAAEIVFLVITSVAVTFIPSSRIIGMFINTLISVVGLILVWKLDNDHRVGRMFGLCLSIVYAINLPLSLSIVTSNVAGFTKKSVITNLIFISYCAGNIVGPQLFIPSEEPSYPTGIKAALATLVLSAFFLVCLYAYYSWQNWRRNKRYGLPEAMTIGEEMQDELSNRTDWEIESFRYII; encoded by the exons ATGGAAAAACACGCAAACCGCACGCAAGATCAAGACCTGAAGGATGGGGTTAAGACGTCTGCTCAGGGTGTTGATCTTGGACAGATGCTGGATGTTCAAGCAACGCCtgaggaggagaaaagagtcCTGAGGAAAATTGACCTGAC CTTAATGCCCATGATGGGATTTGCCTACTTTTGGCAGTTTCTTGACAAATTGATTCTAAGTCAAACGACTTTATTTGGACTTCGAGAGGACCTG AACCTGCATGGTTCTCAGTACTCATGGTCCTCTGCAATCTTCTACTTTGGATACCTCTTCTGGAGCTGGCCCAATTCATATATCATTGTCCGACTTCCGATAGGCAAATACTTGTCCGTTTCAAC GTTTCTCTGGGGTGGAATCCTGATGTGCCATGCCGCCTGTAAAGACTTTGCCGGGCTTATGACGGCTCGATTCTTTCTAGGCCTCGGAGAAGCTGCCATTGCGCCAGGCTTTACCTTAATCACAGGTATGTTTTATAAACGGGAAGAGCAGCCCATCCG TCAATCCGGCTGGTTCTTTGGGAACTGCCTGGCTGCGCTTCTGGGTGGCCTGCTGGCTTGGGGCATCGGTAATATCGACTCAGCAGGCATCGAGCGGTGGAAACTCATGTTCCTTATCCCGGGCGCCATCACTGCATCATAtggcctttttctcttcttcgtgTTACCTGATTCCCCTACACAGGCCATCTTCCTAACCCCCCGTGAGCGCGCGATTGCCGTACAGCGGACGTTGAAGAACAAGACCGGGGTATTGGACAATGGCTCCTTCAAGTGGAACCAAGCCCGAGAGGCCCTTATTGATCCCCAGACTTGGTTTTTATTCCTCAATTCCTTTTGCAATAATCTGTGGAATGGTGGTATCACAGCT TTCATGGCTATCCTCACTGCGGGCTTTGGCTTCTCCGACTTACAAGCGCTTCTGATGCAAATGAACTTAGGCGCAGCGGAAATTGTCTTTCTAGTGATCACCTCCGTCGCAGTCACATTTATACCATCTTCCCGTATAATCGGCATGTTTATTAATACGTTAATTTCTGTGGTGGGCCTCATTCTCGTCTGGAAGCTAGACAACGATCACCGTGTGGGGAGAATGTTCGGCTTGTGTCTGAGTATTGTGTACGCTATTAACCTTCCTCTCTCCCTGAGCATAGTCACATCGAATGTGGCCGGCTTTACCAAGAAGAGCGTGATCACCAATTTGATCTTTATCTCCTACTGTGCCGGGAATATCGTGGGTCCGCAGCTTTTCATTCCGTCTGAGGAACCTTCGTATCCT ACCGGTATCAAAGCAGCCTTGGCCACCTTGGTTCTGAGtgccttcttcctcgtctgcTTGTATGCCTACTACTCCTGGCAAAATTGGCGGAGAAATAAGAGATATGGACTCCCTGAAGCGATGACAATTGGAGAAGAGATGCAAGATGAGTTGTCAAATAGGACAGACTGGGAGATTGAGAGTTTCCGATATATAATTTGA
- a CDS encoding GDP-L-fucose synthase family protein (COG:G;~EggNog:ENOG410PVTY;~InterPro:IPR036291,IPR001509,IPR028614;~PFAM:PF16363,PF01370;~go_function: GO:0003824 - catalytic activity [Evidence IEA];~go_function: GO:0016491 - oxidoreductase activity [Evidence IEA];~go_process: GO:0009226 - nucleotide-sugar biosynthetic process [Evidence IEA]), which yields MNVPNTEKQIKILVTGGTGLVGSAIQWAIRNVSGTFGKEQNEEWVFLSSADADLRNYDETKSIFDKYKPDNVIHLSARVGGVFENTSRMADFVRDNLYIDQNVLRVCQELGVEKVVSCLSTCIFPDRTTYPISERMLHDGPPHPSNYGYAYAKRMLDISSRAYRQQYGCNFTCVIPTNLYGPNDNFNEGCHFIPGLIKRVAQAKQSKASVMVVPGSGRALRQFLYSRDLARVLIWTLRNYDEAEPFIISVDPDQEVSIKDAVTMVSESSGFEGVIQWDTSATDGQLRKTVDNARMRALLGNFEFTTLEQGLRETLAWYSANQGHIRGMDVRKDNQTPRGLL from the exons ATGAACGTACCCAACACAGAGAAACAGATCAAAATCCTTGTCACCGGAGGCACTGGGCTTGTGGGTAGTGCTATTCAATGGGCTATACGCAATGTTTCAGGTACTTTTGGGAAGGAACAAAATGAGGAGTGGGTGTTTCTCAGCAGCGCAGATGCTGATCTAAG GAACTATGACGAGACGAAATCAATTTTTGACAAATATAAGCCAGACAATGTCATACATCTTTCCGCCCGCGTgggtggtgtttttgaaaaTACATCACGAATGGCTGATTTTGTGCGCGATAACCTGTATATTGACCAGAATGTGTTGCGTGTTTGCCAAGAGTTGGGT GTTGAAAAGGTTGTTTCTTGTCTCTCAACCTGCATCTTTCCTGACCGAACAACTTATCCGATTAGTGAAAGGATGTTGCATGATGGACCCCCGCATCCATCAAACTATGGATATGCCTACGCAAAACGAATGCTGGACATCTCCAGTCGAGCGTATCGGCAACAGTACGGCTGCAATTTTACATGTGTTATTCCTACGAACCTCTACGGACCCAATGACAACTTCAATGAAGGCTGCCACTTCATTCCCGGGCTCATTAAACGAGTGGCTCAGGCCAAGCAGAGCAAGGCCTCTGTGATGGTGGTCCCAGGAAGTGGACGAGCTCTGCGCCAATTTCTTTACTCCCGAGACCTTGCCCGAGTTTTGATATGGACACTTCGGAATTACGACGAAGCAGAACCCTTCATTATTTCCGTGGATCCCGATCAGGAGGTGTCGATCAAAGATGCCGTGACAATGGTATCGGAGTCCAGCGGATTCGAAGGCGTTATACAGTGGGATACAAGCGCAACAGATGGTCAGCTGAGAAAAACGGTAGACAATGCTAGAATGCGAGCTCTTCTTGGAAACTTCGAGTTCACAACCCTGGAGCAAG GATTGAGAGAGACTCTGGCCTGGTACAGTGCGAACCAAGGACACATCCGTGGCATGGACGTTCGAAAAGATAACCAAACGCCAAGAGGGTTACTATAA
- a CDS encoding uncharacterized protein (COG:F,G,M;~EggNog:ENOG410PIJV;~InterPro:IPR036477,IPR005793,IPR002376,IPR011034;~PFAM:PF02911,PF00551;~go_function: GO:0003824 - catalytic activity [Evidence IEA];~go_function: GO:0016742 - hydroxymethyl-, formyl-and related transferase activity [Evidence IEA];~go_process: GO:0009058 - biosynthetic process [Evidence IEA]), whose translation MVSAVVFAYHNVGVRCLSVLLAHGIQVKLVVTHLDDQDENIWFDSVANLATLHGIPVVCPESPNTENFLSQLQLLKPDFIFSFYYRSILSEEVLNTASCGRYNMHGSLLPKYRGRVPVNWAVLHGETQSGATLHEMVLKPDAGAIVGQMAVPILPNDTAADVFSKVLVAAEIVLDNTLPAIVNGTVTRQTMDITQGSYFGGRKPKDGVIDWKTMGTRQIHNLVRAVSHPYPGAFTETSKGRLVIWRTMLVEDSKESHMLPVEPCLWRKDSQVFATACDGGVLRIISAELEGRMLDPADFPNIV comes from the coding sequence ATGGTTTCTGCTGTCGTGTTTGCGTACCATAATGTGGGCGTTCGATGTTTGTCGGTTCTCCTGGCGCACGGCATCCAAGTGAAGCTCGTTGTCACCCATTTAGACGACCAGGATGAGAACATTTGGTTTGATAGTGTGGCCAATTTGGCCACCTTGCATGGAATTCCCGTCGTCTGCCCTGAAAGTCCGAACACGGAAAACTTTCTTTCGCAACTACAGTTACTCAAACCCGACTTTATTTTCTCCTTTTACTACCGCTCAATTCTCAGTGAAGAGGTGCTCAACACAGCATCTTGCGGACGTTACAACATGCACGGCTCTCTCCTGCCCAAATATCGCGGGCGGGTCCCCGTTAACTGGGCAGTTCTGCATGGTGAGACCCAGTCGGGGGCAACTCTCCATGAGATGGTCCTAAAACCCGATGCTGGAGCCATTGTGGGCCAGATGGCGGTGCCAATTCTTCCAAATGACACAGCCGCCGATGTCTTCTCCAAGGTGCTCGTCGCGGCCGAAATTGTCTTGGACAACACTTTGCCTGCAATAGTGAATGGGACTGTAACACGGCAGACGATGGATATTACCCAGGGCTCTTACTTTGGTGGTCGCAAGCCCAAGGATGGTGTGATTGATTGGAAGACGATGGGCACAAGGCAGATTCATAACCTCGTGCGAGCGGTTTCACATCCTTACCCGGGGGCTTTCACTGAAACCTCGAAAGGGAGGCTGGTTATCTGGCGTACAATGCTTGTTGAAGATAGCAAAGAAAGTCACATGCTTCCTGTCGAGCCCTGTTTGTGGCGGAAAGACAGCCAGGTGTTTGCAACAGCCTGTGATGGAGGGGTCTTGCGCATCATTTCGGCAGAGTTGGAGGGACGTATGTTGGACCCTGCAGACTTTCCGAATATTGTTTAA